In one window of Niallia sp. Man26 DNA:
- a CDS encoding Gfo/Idh/MocA family oxidoreductase has protein sequence MEIRIGLIGAGWMGKAHTNSFVNALLNFGPEYGKPIFEVVSDVSAEAAQKASETLGYSRWTTNWQDIVTDEHIDIVDIATPNAFHYEIAKAALENGKHVYCEKPLTLSSEQSLELAEIAKAKGVVNYVGYNNVMNPASAYIKELVDTGKLGDIVGFFGTYAQDSLLDPNLPITWRHINKYSGSGALGDLGSHLLSVSQFILGNIESVNATAKTIFKQRPSSPGSLTLAEVENEDIIAILTNYENGAVGTISSSRIAAGRKNYLTYEIQGTKGTVHYSLERMNEVNVYFTSDNSADRGFRTVFLGPDHKGYSAFYPAAGIAIGYNDMKVLEAHELLSALSKGTSYACDFEFGAQIDKTVDAILASAVQQQWVRVNEVGGVIA, from the coding sequence ATGGAAATTAGAATTGGACTGATTGGTGCAGGTTGGATGGGTAAGGCTCATACGAACTCATTTGTAAACGCTTTATTGAACTTTGGTCCTGAATATGGCAAGCCAATTTTTGAAGTTGTATCAGATGTTAGTGCTGAAGCAGCTCAAAAAGCAAGTGAGACATTAGGCTATTCTAGATGGACAACAAACTGGCAGGACATAGTCACTGACGAACATATTGACATCGTTGATATTGCGACACCAAATGCATTTCACTATGAAATTGCAAAGGCTGCACTAGAGAACGGCAAGCATGTATACTGTGAAAAACCTTTAACTCTATCAAGTGAACAATCATTAGAGCTTGCGGAAATTGCGAAGGCTAAAGGAGTCGTCAACTATGTTGGCTACAATAATGTGATGAATCCAGCCAGTGCTTATATAAAAGAACTAGTAGACACTGGGAAACTAGGCGACATCGTCGGCTTCTTCGGAACGTATGCACAAGATAGCCTGCTTGACCCAAATTTGCCTATTACGTGGAGACATATTAATAAGTATTCTGGTTCTGGCGCACTAGGTGATTTAGGCTCCCACTTGTTAAGTGTTTCCCAGTTTATTTTGGGAAATATTGAAAGCGTTAATGCAACAGCGAAAACTATATTTAAACAAAGACCTTCATCTCCTGGTTCTTTAACTTTAGCAGAAGTAGAAAATGAAGATATTATTGCAATCCTAACAAACTATGAAAATGGAGCAGTCGGCACAATTTCTTCTAGCCGGATTGCAGCAGGAAGAAAAAATTACTTAACATATGAAATCCAAGGAACAAAAGGCACTGTTCACTATTCTTTAGAACGTATGAATGAAGTAAACGTGTATTTCACATCAGATAATAGTGCAGACAGAGGTTTCCGAACAGTATTTTTAGGTCCAGATCATAAAGGCTATAGTGCATTTTATCCAGCAGCTGGTATTGCAATCGGTTATAACGATATGAAAGTGCTTGAAGCACACGAATTGCTGTCAGCACTATCAAAAGGCACTTCCTATGCTTGTGATTTTGAATTTGGCGCACAAATTGATAAAACAGTTGATGCCATTCTAGCATCAGCAGTACAGCAGCAATGGGTTCGGGTGAATGAAGTGGGAGGTGTAATCGCATGA
- a CDS encoding sugar porter family MFS transporter — MDNAKLSNHYSMETGKGNKDPKKNLRLITIVATFGGLLFGYDTGVINGALPFMAQPDQLNLTPFTEGLVASSLVLGAAIGSIFGGRLSDTKGHRKTILYLAILFFFAALGCVIAPNTTIMISFRFLLGLAVGGASVIIPSYLAEMSPAERRGRLVTQNELMIVTGQFLAYVFNAVIGNTFDETGHVWRYMLVIATLPAVALWLGVLILPESPRWLASKGRIAEALHTLKQIREGISAEKELKSIQASIEEMKNTKKVTFKDLGIPWIRRIVVLGIGIGAISQLVGINSIMYYGTQILQNSGFGTKAALIENVANGLISLVAVIIGMSIMHKVNRRSMFLTGLIGVTAALLSIGISTLLLADSPMLPYVVLSMTCLYLAFFQGAVGPMTWLTLSEIFPARIRGIGMGMAVLFLWLFNFLVGLFFPVLLDSVGLSATFFLFAVFAVGGIVFIGKYLPETRGLSLEQIEENFKRS; from the coding sequence ATGGATAATGCAAAGTTGTCTAATCATTACTCGATGGAGACAGGAAAGGGTAATAAAGATCCAAAAAAAAATCTCCGGTTAATTACGATTGTAGCGACCTTTGGAGGATTGTTGTTTGGTTATGATACAGGTGTAATTAACGGTGCACTGCCATTCATGGCTCAGCCTGACCAGCTTAACTTAACTCCTTTTACAGAAGGTTTAGTCGCAAGTTCACTTGTTTTGGGTGCGGCGATTGGGTCAATTTTCGGAGGTCGTCTGTCAGATACTAAAGGACATCGAAAAACAATACTTTATTTAGCGATCTTGTTCTTCTTCGCTGCACTTGGCTGTGTTATCGCCCCAAATACAACAATCATGATTTCATTCCGTTTTCTGTTAGGTCTAGCGGTAGGCGGAGCATCTGTAATTATTCCATCTTATCTTGCAGAAATGTCACCTGCAGAACGACGAGGAAGATTAGTAACGCAAAATGAATTAATGATTGTCACTGGTCAATTTCTTGCCTATGTTTTTAATGCTGTTATTGGAAATACGTTTGACGAAACAGGCCATGTATGGCGATATATGCTAGTGATTGCTACACTACCAGCCGTTGCCTTATGGTTAGGTGTTCTTATATTGCCAGAAAGCCCACGCTGGCTCGCATCAAAAGGGAGAATAGCAGAAGCACTGCATACACTAAAACAAATTCGTGAAGGAATTTCGGCTGAGAAAGAATTAAAAAGTATTCAAGCAAGTATCGAAGAAATGAAAAACACCAAAAAAGTTACCTTTAAAGATTTAGGCATTCCATGGATTAGAAGAATCGTTGTCCTTGGAATAGGAATCGGAGCGATTTCACAATTAGTAGGCATTAATTCAATCATGTACTATGGCACACAAATTCTCCAAAACTCTGGCTTTGGAACAAAGGCAGCATTAATCGAAAATGTCGCAAATGGCTTAATTTCCTTAGTAGCCGTCATTATTGGCATGTCCATCATGCATAAAGTAAATAGACGCTCTATGTTTTTGACAGGATTAATTGGTGTTACCGCAGCTCTCCTTTCAATCGGAATTTCCACACTGCTTCTTGCGGATTCCCCAATGCTGCCATATGTCGTCCTTTCTATGACATGTTTATACTTAGCGTTCTTCCAAGGAGCAGTCGGTCCAATGACATGGCTCACCTTATCAGAGATATTTCCAGCCAGAATCCGAGGAATAGGGATGGGAATGGCAGTCTTGTTTCTCTGGCTTTTCAATTTTTTAGTTGGTTTATTCTTCCCCGTACTATTAGACAGTGTTGGCTTATCGGCAACCTTCTTCCTTTTCGCCGTATTTGCGGTTGGAGGGATTGTGTTTATAGGAAAGTATTTACCGGAAACAAGAGGATTGTCGCTGGAGCAGATTGAGGAGAATTTTAAACGGAGTTAA
- a CDS encoding alpha/beta fold hydrolase, whose product MKTTKLLISLVACMAIIVSVVGAKPSVSKAASSHDPVIYVHGTGGNSTNFYAIKSYLKSQGWADNELYAIELLDKTGNSYTNAKQLATYVDQVLKKTGKSKVDIIGHSAGGINTLTYILNTGGTKVNDVITLGSPNRFVTSTAPVGKDSNDKILYTSIYSSNDYLVPTWLSNLKGAKNVELSGIGHLGLVANSKVNELIKAGLNGGGQNTN is encoded by the coding sequence ATGAAGACTACCAAATTACTAATTTCATTAGTTGCATGTATGGCTATTATTGTTTCTGTTGTTGGAGCGAAACCTTCTGTTTCCAAAGCAGCGTCAAGTCATGACCCGGTTATTTATGTGCACGGAACAGGCGGTAACAGCACAAACTTCTATGCAATTAAAAGTTATTTAAAATCACAAGGCTGGGCAGATAATGAGCTTTATGCTATTGAATTATTAGATAAAACAGGCAACAGCTATACAAATGCCAAGCAGCTTGCAACATATGTAGATCAAGTATTAAAGAAAACCGGCAAAAGCAAGGTCGATATCATCGGACACAGTGCAGGCGGTATTAATACATTGACTTATATATTGAACACTGGCGGAACAAAGGTGAATGATGTTATCACATTAGGATCGCCTAACAGATTTGTTACATCAACAGCACCAGTTGGCAAAGATTCTAACGATAAAATTCTATACACGTCTATTTACAGTTCAAATGATTATTTAGTACCAACATGGCTTTCTAACCTTAAAGGAGCAAAAAACGTTGAGCTTAGTGGAATTGGCCATTTAGGGTTGGTTGCTAACAGCAAGGTAAATGAGCTTATTAAAGCAGGATTAAATGGCGGCGGTCAGAATACAAACTAA
- a CDS encoding alpha/beta fold hydrolase, with protein sequence MRMLHSLITCMMILLCAVGLNPTVSEAQRVTHDPVIFVHGLGGNSTNFYFIRTYLKQQGWADNELYAIELLDKTGNSITNAKQLSTYVDDVLRKTGKKKVDIIGHSAGGINALTYILTDGGNKVNDVVTLGSPNRVITTKAPVGTDPNRKILYTSIYSKNDYITPNKLSILDGAKNIEITGVDHFGLVTSKKVNDLIKVALNGGGLNTNK encoded by the coding sequence ATGAGAATGTTACATTCACTAATAACATGTATGATGATTCTTTTATGTGCAGTCGGTTTAAACCCAACTGTCTCCGAAGCACAGCGAGTAACACATGATCCTGTAATTTTCGTGCACGGATTAGGGGGAAACAGTACTAACTTTTATTTCATTAGAACCTATTTGAAGCAGCAAGGCTGGGCAGATAATGAGTTGTACGCCATTGAATTACTTGATAAAACAGGGAACAGCATTACCAATGCGAAACAGCTGTCTACTTATGTAGATGATGTGCTAAGAAAAACGGGTAAGAAAAAGGTTGATATTATAGGACACAGTGCAGGCGGGATAAATGCGCTAACTTATATTCTGACTGATGGGGGAAATAAAGTTAACGATGTAGTAACATTAGGATCCCCAAATCGAGTAATAACAACAAAAGCACCCGTCGGAACAGATCCAAACCGCAAAATCCTTTATACATCCATCTACAGCAAAAACGATTATATAACACCTAACAAACTTTCCATCCTCGATGGAGCAAAAAACATTGAAATAACTGGTGTTGATCATTTTGGGCTTGTTACTAGTAAAAAAGTAAATGACTTGATTAAGGTTGCTTTGAATGGCGGCGGGTTGAATACGAATAAATAA
- a CDS encoding MFS transporter has protein sequence MNGSKRLYWQLSAYFFFFFFTWSSSYSLFSIWLGQEINLNGAETGIIFSVNAIFALCMQPIYGYISDKIGLKKNILFFISLLLVFVGPFYIYVYGPLLQFNVLLGAAVGGLYLGTAFLAGIGAIESYIEKIGRKYQFEYGKSRMWGSLGWAAATFFAGQLFNVNPNINFWIASVSAVILVAIILSVRVEMTHHEMERADSVTLKDVGQLFLLKDFWFLMMYVVGVTCVYSVYDQQFPIYYSSLFASEALGNQVFGYLNSFQVFLEAGMMFLAPFLVNKLGAKRSLLLAGFLMAFRIIGSGIVIGPIGISSMKLIHAVELPIMLIAIFKYLAANFDTRLSSVLYLVGFQFASQVGASILSPLAGRLYDSIGFRQSYLLMGLLVLVFSIISIFTLLNSNKTINNKKKLQIVN, from the coding sequence ATGAATGGTTCAAAACGATTGTATTGGCAATTAAGTGCTTATTTTTTCTTTTTCTTTTTCACTTGGTCTTCTAGTTATTCCTTATTTTCCATTTGGTTAGGTCAAGAAATAAACTTAAACGGAGCAGAAACTGGCATTATCTTTTCTGTAAACGCTATCTTCGCTTTATGTATGCAGCCCATATACGGATATATTTCAGATAAAATTGGTCTGAAGAAAAATATTCTGTTTTTCATTAGCTTGCTTCTTGTTTTTGTTGGACCGTTTTATATTTATGTTTACGGACCATTATTGCAATTTAATGTGCTATTAGGGGCAGCGGTTGGTGGCCTTTATCTTGGAACAGCCTTTTTAGCCGGCATCGGTGCAATCGAGTCTTATATTGAAAAGATTGGCCGGAAATATCAGTTTGAGTATGGGAAATCAAGAATGTGGGGCTCGCTGGGATGGGCCGCAGCTACTTTCTTTGCCGGGCAGCTGTTTAATGTTAACCCGAACATCAACTTTTGGATTGCCTCTGTGTCTGCGGTCATTCTCGTTGCAATCATTTTATCTGTAAGAGTAGAGATGACTCATCATGAAATGGAAAGAGCCGACTCTGTTACCTTGAAAGATGTAGGACAGCTGTTTCTCTTAAAAGATTTCTGGTTTTTAATGATGTATGTTGTTGGTGTCACTTGCGTTTACAGTGTATATGATCAACAATTTCCAATCTATTATTCTTCTTTGTTTGCATCTGAAGCCCTTGGTAATCAAGTGTTTGGCTATTTAAATTCATTCCAAGTGTTTTTGGAAGCAGGAATGATGTTCTTAGCTCCATTTCTTGTGAATAAGCTTGGAGCGAAACGAAGTTTATTGCTGGCAGGTTTTTTGATGGCTTTCCGCATCATTGGCTCCGGTATTGTAATAGGTCCAATTGGAATTTCTTCGATGAAGTTAATTCATGCAGTGGAGCTGCCAATCATGTTAATTGCTATCTTTAAATATTTAGCTGCGAATTTTGACACTAGATTGTCATCAGTCTTATATTTAGTCGGCTTTCAATTTGCATCTCAAGTCGGTGCATCGATTCTATCTCCTTTGGCCGGCAGATTATATGACAGTATTGGATTTAGACAGTCCTATTTATTAATGGGATTATTGGTGCTCGTATTTTCGATTATTTCGATCTTCACATTACTCAATTCGAATAAAACGATAAATAATAAGAAAAAACTGCAAATAGTTAATTAG
- a CDS encoding ATP-binding cassette domain-containing protein, protein MHAGIKVHDLTVRFGETTVLNNISLSFEKNKIHGLVGRNGSGKTILLKCICGFVIPASGSIKIDDQQIGQDCDVPENIGIIIEAPGFLPNYDGYTNLKFLAAIKKQISKEQILHVIEKVGLDSKSKKHVGKYSLGMRQRLGLAQALMEDPDILILDEPMNGLDNQGVKDIRTILLELKNQGKTILLASHSKEDIEILCDTVHELDLGKIINSNTKN, encoded by the coding sequence ATGCATGCAGGTATTAAGGTTCATGATTTAACAGTAAGGTTTGGAGAAACGACTGTATTAAATAACATCTCCTTATCGTTTGAAAAAAACAAAATTCACGGTTTAGTTGGCAGAAATGGTTCTGGGAAAACCATTCTCTTAAAGTGTATTTGCGGGTTCGTTATCCCAGCATCTGGAAGTATTAAGATAGATGATCAGCAAATCGGTCAGGACTGTGATGTGCCAGAAAATATAGGTATCATTATTGAAGCACCGGGATTTCTGCCTAATTATGATGGATACACCAATTTGAAATTTCTTGCTGCAATCAAAAAGCAAATATCAAAGGAACAGATCTTACATGTAATTGAAAAAGTTGGATTAGATTCTAAAAGTAAAAAACATGTCGGCAAATATTCACTCGGAATGAGGCAGCGACTTGGTCTTGCTCAAGCACTGATGGAAGATCCTGATATCCTTATACTTGATGAACCGATGAATGGCTTGGATAACCAAGGAGTTAAAGATATTCGAACAATCCTTTTAGAGCTGAAAAATCAAGGAAAAACAATATTACTCGCCAGCCATAGTAAAGAGGATATTGAGATTCTGTGTGACACAGTACATGAGTTGGATCTCGGCAAAATAATAAACTCGAATACTAAAAACTGA
- a CDS encoding acetamidase/formamidase family protein, translated as MAVNDTKVQETSLHTLKATSKTVHWGYFDNSVKPALEINSGDIVSVETVTHQAGDAPDLMMDDGIKEIYDNIPFEQRIPGAHIMTGPIYVKDATPGDMLQVEILQLTPRLPYGANLLANWGFLFNEFDKKERITIYELDREGKWLNAKFAYDYPYEYNINGRIIAPEEAIREPALTNMQIPARLHIGNMGVAPKEKGCFSSTPPGMYGGNIDNWKIGAGATIYYPVGVEGALLSLGDGHFAQGDSELSGTAVEASLNCLLKINVRKDMAFHSPLLETTDAWITHGFHPDLEQAAKNAALEMVGFLSSRYGLSRQDAYSLISVCGDFSITQVVDENKGIHVSIPKSVLLPKA; from the coding sequence ATGGCTGTAAATGATACGAAAGTACAAGAAACATCGCTTCATACACTGAAAGCAACTTCAAAAACGGTGCATTGGGGCTATTTTGATAATTCTGTTAAGCCAGCGTTAGAAATAAACTCCGGTGATATCGTGAGTGTAGAAACAGTAACACACCAAGCGGGGGACGCACCTGACTTGATGATGGATGACGGGATTAAAGAAATATACGATAATATTCCTTTTGAGCAAAGAATACCAGGTGCTCATATTATGACTGGACCGATCTATGTTAAGGATGCAACACCTGGAGATATGCTTCAAGTAGAAATTCTGCAGCTAACTCCACGCTTACCTTATGGTGCAAACTTGCTGGCGAATTGGGGCTTTTTATTTAATGAATTTGATAAAAAGGAACGAATCACTATTTATGAATTAGACCGAGAAGGCAAGTGGCTGAATGCTAAATTTGCTTACGACTACCCTTATGAATACAACATCAATGGCAGAATTATTGCACCTGAAGAGGCTATAAGGGAGCCTGCATTAACAAATATGCAAATACCAGCAAGACTTCATATCGGCAATATGGGAGTCGCACCTAAGGAAAAGGGTTGCTTTAGTTCAACACCTCCAGGAATGTATGGAGGAAATATCGACAACTGGAAAATTGGTGCTGGTGCTACGATTTATTATCCAGTCGGAGTAGAAGGCGCATTGCTGTCCCTAGGTGACGGTCACTTCGCGCAAGGAGACAGTGAACTGAGCGGAACTGCAGTAGAAGCTTCATTAAATTGCTTGTTAAAAATAAATGTCCGTAAAGACATGGCCTTTCACTCTCCCTTGCTTGAAACAACTGATGCATGGATAACCCATGGTTTTCATCCGGATTTAGAGCAAGCTGCAAAAAATGCAGCGTTAGAAATGGTTGGATTTCTGAGTTCAAGATATGGGCTGTCAAGGCAAGATGCATACTCGTTAATCAGCGTTTGTGGCGATTTTTCGATAACACAAGTGGTGGATGAAAATAAAGGAATTCATGTATCAATCCCAAAAAGTGTATTGCTGCCTAAGGCTTAG
- a CDS encoding glycoside hydrolase family 32 protein — protein MLTTNKLQLAQEAIEKAKQQMNSRYRLGYHIMAPANWINDPNGLVQYKGEYHVFYQHHPFDENWGPMHWGHVKSKDLVHWEHLPIALAPTEAYEKDGCFSGSAVDDNGILTLIYTGNIFIDKEKDILDQSQCIATSTDGIHFTKDTANPVISKHPEEGSGHFRDPKVWKYEDFWYMILGTRKEDTGKVVLYKSSDLREWQYIGVLAESDGSLGYMWECPDFFELGGKHVLLFSPQGMEAQGELYNNIFQTGYIVGDYSYETNSFEADDFTELDNGHDFYAVQTFLDDKGRRIAIGWMDMWESIMPTKEDGWCGALTLPRELTLDQNNKILMKPVEELSLLRTTEQKVCTNKHLAESYLVEANNDLMELKLDIDLTKTAAQTVGVKIRGINQEETLIKYETKEQKLVLDVSKAGKSEDGVRGTTLKADTQLSLRVFIDRSSIEVFANDGQVTMTSRIYPNEAILGFELFAENGAAEVIDFTYWELKDIWE, from the coding sequence ATGTTAACAACTAATAAGCTTCAACTAGCGCAAGAAGCCATCGAAAAGGCAAAGCAGCAAATGAATTCCCGCTACAGATTAGGCTATCATATTATGGCGCCTGCAAATTGGATAAATGATCCGAATGGTTTAGTCCAATATAAAGGGGAATATCATGTGTTTTATCAGCATCATCCATTTGATGAAAACTGGGGTCCGATGCATTGGGGCCATGTGAAAAGCAAGGATTTAGTTCATTGGGAGCACTTGCCAATTGCCCTTGCACCAACAGAAGCATACGAAAAAGATGGTTGTTTTTCTGGAAGTGCTGTTGATGATAATGGCATTCTTACCTTGATTTACACAGGCAATATATTTATAGACAAAGAGAAAGATATTCTCGATCAGTCCCAATGTATTGCTACTAGCACAGATGGCATTCACTTTACAAAAGACACCGCAAATCCGGTAATATCCAAGCATCCTGAAGAAGGATCTGGTCATTTCCGTGACCCTAAAGTATGGAAGTATGAGGACTTCTGGTATATGATATTAGGCACAAGAAAGGAAGATACCGGCAAAGTTGTTTTATATAAATCAAGTGATCTACGAGAGTGGCAATATATTGGCGTATTAGCAGAGAGTGATGGATCACTAGGTTATATGTGGGAATGTCCAGACTTCTTTGAGCTTGGAGGAAAGCATGTACTATTATTCTCTCCGCAAGGCATGGAGGCACAAGGTGAATTATATAATAATATCTTCCAAACAGGCTATATAGTTGGAGATTACAGTTATGAAACAAATAGCTTTGAAGCAGATGATTTCACAGAACTAGATAATGGCCATGACTTTTATGCAGTGCAAACATTTTTAGATGACAAAGGCCGCCGCATTGCGATTGGCTGGATGGATATGTGGGAATCGATTATGCCGACAAAGGAAGACGGCTGGTGCGGCGCCTTAACACTTCCCCGCGAGTTAACACTTGATCAAAATAACAAAATCCTCATGAAACCAGTAGAGGAATTGTCATTGCTGCGAACAACAGAGCAAAAGGTGTGCACAAACAAACATCTAGCTGAAAGCTATCTCGTTGAAGCAAATAATGATCTTATGGAATTAAAGCTTGATATTGATTTAACAAAAACAGCAGCACAAACAGTGGGCGTGAAAATCCGCGGCATCAATCAAGAGGAAACCTTGATAAAATATGAAACGAAAGAACAGAAGCTAGTGTTAGATGTGTCTAAAGCTGGAAAAAGCGAAGATGGAGTAAGAGGCACTACACTTAAAGCTGACACACAACTTTCACTAAGGGTGTTTATCGACAGATCCTCTATCGAAGTATTCGCAAATGATGGACAAGTGACAATGACAAGCCGTATATATCCTAACGAAGCAATACTAGGGTTTGAACTTTTTGCAGAAAATGGAGCAGCTGAAGTAATCGATTTTACTTATTGGGAATTGAAAGATATATGGGAATAA
- a CDS encoding sugar phosphate isomerase/epimerase, whose translation MNIKIGTAPDSWGVWFPEDEKQVPWERCLNEMEEAGYEGIELGPWGYLPNNYQQLKQELEKRNLTLTATTLVGDLTSEKKTQEMIALLDEMAELQLKFPTAKYVVLIDDCYTDLFSGELIRPQILNDDEWSSFIRNVEQIKNHAKLRYGLEVVFHPHAQSHIETEEQIERLLHDTDINLCLDTGHHAYADGEPVAFMRKHHARIPYLHIKSCDLKVRERMQIEGWSFAKAVSEDIMCEPELGVVDMEAFFKTLQDINYNGWAVVEQDMYPAPFDKPFPIAKRTSEYLKTITNVINTK comes from the coding sequence ATGAATATTAAAATAGGAACAGCACCAGACTCCTGGGGAGTATGGTTTCCCGAAGATGAAAAGCAAGTGCCGTGGGAACGGTGCTTAAATGAAATGGAAGAGGCAGGCTATGAGGGGATTGAGCTTGGACCATGGGGCTATCTTCCGAATAATTATCAGCAATTAAAGCAAGAGCTTGAGAAACGCAACTTAACCCTGACAGCAACAACATTAGTTGGTGATCTTACTTCTGAGAAAAAAACACAGGAAATGATTGCTCTACTCGATGAAATGGCAGAGCTTCAGCTGAAGTTTCCAACTGCGAAATATGTAGTGTTAATCGATGATTGTTATACAGATTTGTTTTCAGGCGAACTTATCCGTCCGCAAATATTAAACGATGACGAATGGAGCTCATTTATCCGCAATGTAGAACAAATAAAAAACCATGCAAAATTAAGATACGGCTTGGAAGTAGTGTTTCATCCTCATGCACAAAGCCATATTGAGACAGAGGAGCAAATCGAAAGACTTCTGCATGACACAGATATAAATCTATGCTTAGATACAGGACATCATGCATATGCAGATGGTGAACCAGTTGCGTTCATGCGCAAACACCATGCTCGTATTCCATACCTTCACATTAAAAGCTGTGATCTCAAGGTAAGAGAAAGAATGCAAATAGAGGGCTGGTCCTTTGCTAAAGCAGTGAGTGAGGATATTATGTGTGAACCTGAATTAGGTGTAGTCGATATGGAAGCTTTCTTTAAAACTTTGCAGGACATAAACTATAATGGGTGGGCAGTTGTCGAACAGGATATGTATCCTGCACCATTTGATAAGCCATTTCCAATTGCAAAGCGGACAAGTGAATACTTAAAAACTATTACTAACGTAATTAATACCAAATAA
- a CDS encoding helix-turn-helix domain-containing protein, producing MVEKGVLSQSKMYFHTPSDFAKDALFYLSYSGTFCCSNEYIVERNNWNSYLFMIVKKGKMRIFYEGKEYTASENSFVFLNCYKPHKYQAEEETVFDWIHFSGNASEAYYNLLYEAGGCVFSIANNYVIQDYMTSILHAAKENHVEEDAVSIYIHKILYELKKKSSEVDSLQFKSILEAINYIESSFPNQIKLQDIADCAGLSPYHFSRVFKKHLNCSPYQYLINFRINHAKELLHNTDLSIQEITFECGFNSVPHFIKIFKEHTELTPKKFRNLPF from the coding sequence ATGGTGGAAAAAGGAGTCTTATCACAATCAAAAATGTATTTTCATACACCTAGTGATTTCGCGAAAGATGCACTTTTCTATTTATCTTACTCTGGTACGTTCTGCTGCAGTAACGAATATATCGTAGAGCGGAACAATTGGAACAGCTATCTATTTATGATTGTAAAGAAGGGAAAAATGAGAATCTTTTATGAGGGAAAGGAATATACCGCCTCAGAAAACTCGTTTGTGTTTCTGAATTGCTATAAACCACATAAATATCAGGCCGAAGAGGAAACTGTATTTGATTGGATTCATTTCTCTGGTAATGCGAGTGAAGCTTATTATAATCTCCTATATGAAGCAGGCGGATGTGTTTTTTCGATTGCAAACAATTATGTAATTCAAGACTATATGACTAGTATTCTCCATGCAGCCAAAGAAAATCATGTAGAAGAGGATGCTGTATCTATTTATATACATAAGATATTGTATGAATTAAAAAAGAAATCGAGTGAAGTGGATTCCTTGCAGTTCAAATCTATCTTAGAGGCGATTAATTACATAGAAAGCTCCTTTCCTAACCAAATTAAGCTTCAGGACATTGCCGATTGTGCAGGATTAAGTCCATATCATTTTTCACGAGTATTTAAAAAACATTTGAACTGTTCTCCCTATCAATATTTAATTAACTTCCGCATTAATCATGCCAAAGAGCTCTTGCACAACACAGACTTATCTATTCAGGAAATCACATTTGAATGTGGCTTTAACAGTGTGCCTCATTTCATAAAAATTTTTAAAGAGCATACAGAATTAACACCAAAGAAGTTTAGAAATCTGCCGTTTTAA